The Polaribacter sp. Q13 sequence TTGCTGCATTTATTAATGGTACTAATAGTGAATTTAAAATATAACCAGGTTGCTCTTTATATAAAGGCAAAGGCAACATACCAATTGCTTTGGCAAAGTCAATAATATCATTAAAAATTTGGGGGTTGGTAGTTGCATGCCCCATAATTTCTGCTGTATTATGAATCCATACCGTATTGGCAAAATGTAAAGCTAAAAACTTAGAAGGTCTTCCGGTAGATTCTGCAAATTGACTAGGTAATAGTGTTGAAGAATTTGTTACAAAAACTGTTTTTTCTGGGGCTACTTTTGCTAGAGTTTTATAGAAATCTATTTTTATTGCAGGATTTTCTGGAACCGCTTCAATGAGTAAATCTGCATCTTTTACAGCTTCTGCTAAATTTGAAGTGTATTTTAAGTTTCGATGTGTTTTATCAATTTGTCGCTGCGTTGCTTTTAAGTCTTTTTTATAGGCTTCACCCAAATTGTTGAATTTGTTTTTTGCTTTCTCCAAATTTTCATCTGTGATGTCATAAACAGTTACACAAAATCCGTGAAATGCAGTTTGAAATGCAATTTGATAACCCAAAACACCGCTTCCTGCTACAGTTATATTTTTATAGTTCATTTTTATATTTTTTTTGTTGATTTTTCACACAAACTTCTTCCAGATGAACAGAAGTATTCCATTCTAAATTTAAAACGGATTTTTTAGCAAGGTATGTATCACTAAAGTTGTCTTTAATTTTAACCATTATCAGTAACTATAAAAAACAGAGATTAAGAGATTCCTAAAATTACTTAATCTCTGTTTTTTTCAAATTTCCAATTAAAAAAAAACATCCTTTTTTCTAATCTTTTAAAGAACCAATTCGTTTTTTTGTTTTAATGCGTAGTTATCTTTTAAAGTCATTGTACTATCAAAATCATAGATATTTAGAACTCCTGTTTGTACTTCTACTTTTGAAATTTCTGAAGCAGGAATATTTAAAATTTGAGTCATTAATGCTCTAATAGAGTTTCCGTGAGCAGAAACAAGTACGGTATTCCCCTT is a genomic window containing:
- a CDS encoding 3-hydroxyacyl-CoA dehydrogenase; translated protein: MNYKNITVAGSGVLGYQIAFQTAFHGFCVTVYDITDENLEKAKNKFNNLGEAYKKDLKATQRQIDKTHRNLKYTSNLAEAVKDADLLIEAVPENPAIKIDFYKTLAKVAPEKTVFVTNSSTLLPSQFAESTGRPSKFLALHFANTVWIHNTAEIMGHATTNPQIFNDIIDFAKAIGMLPLPLYKEQPGYILNSLLVPLINAATALLVNEVAKPETIDKTWMKATGAPLGPFAILDIVGITTAYNIDKIAANKTKDPLKIKTVAYLKEHYIDKNKLGVSTGEGFYKYPNPAFKNPNFLK